Proteins encoded by one window of Bacteroidia bacterium:
- a CDS encoding NAD(P)/FAD-dependent oxidoreductase gives MNIPDLKIPRVVIIGCGFGGLQLAKSLRNARVQIVMFDTNNYHTFQPLLYQVATSGLEPDSIAYPIRKIFKKQKNFLFRWGKVENIIPEKNTVQTTVGEITYDYLVIATGTTTNYFGNADIAQHAMPMKSVIEAINLRSLILQNFEQALLTQSLKEQEALMTFTVVGGGPTGVELAGALCELKKHVLPNDYPELDFRKMRVLLIEGTNTVLQAMSKVNQHRALKYLEELGCEVWLETQVSSYNGEEVVFKNNKVLPSKNLLWAAGIKGVTISGLSDDALNNRGRYIVDEYCKIKGYENIFAIGDVASMTTTNLANGHPQVAPVAIQMAQLLAENIQQEIRQQPIKKFKYFDKGTMATVGRNRAVTESFNIRFGGFAGWMVWMALHLMLLVGFRNKVVVFINWLWNYINYDRNIRLIIPPYKRK, from the coding sequence ATGAATATTCCTGATCTGAAAATTCCACGTGTTGTTATAATCGGTTGCGGCTTCGGTGGATTACAATTAGCCAAATCACTCCGCAATGCTCGTGTGCAAATAGTGATGTTTGACACAAACAACTATCATACTTTTCAACCTCTACTTTATCAGGTTGCCACTTCGGGTTTGGAGCCCGATTCTATTGCCTATCCCATCCGAAAAATTTTTAAGAAACAAAAAAACTTTCTTTTTCGTTGGGGAAAGGTAGAAAATATAATTCCTGAAAAAAACACCGTTCAAACTACAGTTGGGGAAATAACTTACGACTATCTGGTAATTGCTACCGGAACAACAACTAATTATTTTGGTAATGCTGACATAGCTCAACATGCCATGCCAATGAAATCCGTCATTGAAGCAATTAACCTCCGTAGTTTAATACTTCAAAATTTTGAACAGGCATTGCTCACGCAAAGTTTAAAAGAGCAAGAGGCTTTAATGACATTCACCGTTGTTGGTGGTGGCCCAACAGGTGTTGAACTTGCAGGGGCCTTGTGTGAGTTAAAAAAACATGTGCTGCCAAACGACTACCCCGAACTTGATTTCAGAAAAATGCGTGTGCTGCTTATTGAAGGCACAAACACTGTTCTGCAGGCAATGAGTAAGGTAAACCAGCATCGTGCATTAAAATATTTAGAAGAGTTAGGATGTGAAGTTTGGCTGGAAACACAGGTGTCGTCTTATAATGGCGAAGAAGTAGTTTTTAAAAACAATAAAGTATTGCCAAGTAAAAATCTTCTTTGGGCTGCAGGAATTAAAGGCGTTACAATTTCCGGCTTAAGTGACGATGCCCTTAATAATCGGGGGCGATATATTGTTGACGAATATTGTAAGATAAAAGGTTATGAAAATATATTTGCTATTGGTGACGTTGCAAGTATGACTACTACAAACCTTGCTAACGGACATCCACAGGTGGCACCGGTTGCAATTCAGATGGCACAATTGCTTGCTGAAAACATACAGCAGGAGATAAGGCAACAGCCGATTAAAAAATTCAAATATTTTGACAAAGGCACAATGGCAACCGTTGGAAGAAACAGAGCGGTAACAGAATCTTTCAATATTCGTTTTGGAGGTTTTGCAGGATGGATGGTGTGGATGGCATTACATTTAATGCTGCTTGTCGGATTTCGAAACAAGGTGGTGGTATTCATTAACTGGTTGTGGAACTATATTAACTATGACAGAAATATCAGATTGATTATTCCTCCTTATAAGAGGAAATAG
- the sufD gene encoding Fe-S cluster assembly protein SufD, whose translation MNSSVDTLSVTNETSIAEENIPFDGLQKLRLEALNKFLEKGFPDSKHEEWKYLNLKPISETKYNHRVVVSQLKASDLEQFNDAGSDTVNLVFMNGRYCSEFSGHQSHKHPFSIYSLESREAELYLETLRNSEDEPFHALNTAFHQGGIMIHVPDDCRMPMAIHLLHVNDSQVEAVAAHPKCIVVAGKNSTFQVIATYHSLNNFPSLTNTVTEFLIGENAVVEFDIKQNENSNANHINRVYARVQRNAVFDIFTVTMGGALVRNNLEIILSEPNACAHLNGLTVADGYQVVDNHTVVDHASPNCESNQLYKNILDDHSQGVFNGKIFVRKDAQKTNAFQSSKNVLLSNTAVMNAKPQLEIFADDVKCSHGATTGQLDDDALFYFRSRGIGERDARALLNYAFASDVIEKINNDALKSNLLKLLSQKLNTTVEFEE comes from the coding sequence GTGAACTCATCTGTTGATACACTTTCTGTGACTAACGAAACAAGCATTGCCGAAGAGAATATTCCCTTTGACGGGCTGCAAAAATTGCGGCTCGAAGCATTAAATAAATTTTTAGAGAAAGGATTTCCTGATTCAAAACATGAAGAGTGGAAGTATCTTAACCTGAAACCTATCAGTGAGACAAAATACAATCACCGTGTGGTAGTATCACAATTGAAAGCTTCAGACCTTGAGCAATTCAACGATGCAGGCAGCGATACTGTGAATTTGGTTTTTATGAATGGACGTTATTGTTCTGAGTTTTCCGGACATCAAAGCCACAAACACCCTTTCAGTATTTATTCGCTCGAAAGCAGAGAAGCAGAGCTGTATTTAGAGACTTTGCGTAATTCGGAAGACGAACCTTTTCATGCTTTGAATACTGCTTTTCATCAGGGCGGTATCATGATTCATGTTCCTGATGATTGCCGTATGCCAATGGCTATTCATCTTCTTCATGTTAACGATTCGCAAGTAGAAGCTGTTGCAGCACACCCTAAATGTATAGTTGTTGCCGGAAAAAATTCAACATTTCAGGTAATAGCAACTTATCATTCACTCAATAATTTCCCATCACTCACAAATACGGTGACAGAATTTCTTATAGGTGAAAATGCAGTTGTTGAATTCGACATCAAACAGAATGAAAACAGTAATGCCAACCATATTAACAGAGTTTATGCCCGTGTACAACGCAATGCTGTATTTGATATATTTACTGTAACAATGGGCGGTGCTTTAGTTCGCAACAACCTTGAAATTATTTTAAGTGAACCCAATGCCTGTGCGCATCTGAATGGACTCACTGTTGCTGATGGCTATCAGGTGGTGGATAATCATACAGTGGTGGACCATGCAAGTCCAAACTGTGAAAGTAATCAGTTGTACAAAAATATTTTGGACGACCATTCACAAGGGGTTTTTAACGGAAAGATTTTTGTTCGAAAAGATGCACAGAAGACCAATGCTTTTCAAAGCAGTAAGAATGTATTGTTGAGTAATACTGCCGTGATGAATGCTAAGCCACAATTAGAAATTTTTGCAGATGATGTAAAATGCTCACATGGCGCAACCACAGGTCAGCTGGATGATGATGCATTGTTTTATTTTCGTTCGCGTGGTATTGGTGAACGCGATGCACGAGCTTTACTGAATTATGCATTTGCCAGTGATGTTATTGAAAAAATCAATAATGATGCGCTTAAATCAAACTTGTTAAAGCTACTATCACAAAAGTTAAATACTACGGTTGAATTTGAAGAGTAA
- the sufC gene encoding Fe-S cluster assembly ATPase SufC has product MLNIKNLHASVEGKEILNGLNLQVNPGEVHAIMGPNGSGKSTLASVLAGREAYEVNEGEISFHGEDLIELSPEDRARKGIFLAFQYPIEIPGVSNANFLKTAVNEVRKSKGLDALDSKDFLKLMKDKMQLVKMDKSMTQRSVNEGFSGGEKKRNEIFQMAMLEPELCVLDETDSGLDIDALRIVSDGINALRDGKRSFIVITHYQRLLDYIVPDVVHVLYKGKIVKSGPKELALELEEKGYDWIKEEVEI; this is encoded by the coding sequence ATGTTAAACATTAAAAATCTACATGCCTCAGTCGAAGGTAAAGAAATATTAAACGGACTAAACCTTCAGGTAAATCCCGGAGAAGTTCATGCCATTATGGGGCCTAATGGTTCAGGAAAAAGTACATTGGCATCGGTACTTGCAGGACGCGAAGCTTATGAAGTTAATGAAGGAGAAATATCGTTTCACGGTGAGGATCTTATAGAGCTTTCTCCCGAAGACAGAGCACGAAAAGGAATATTCCTTGCATTTCAGTATCCGATTGAAATACCGGGTGTAAGTAATGCCAACTTCCTGAAAACAGCAGTTAATGAAGTGCGTAAGTCAAAAGGTTTGGATGCACTCGATTCAAAAGATTTTTTAAAGCTGATGAAAGATAAAATGCAGTTGGTGAAGATGGATAAAAGTATGACACAGCGCAGCGTTAATGAGGGATTCAGTGGAGGTGAAAAAAAACGTAATGAAATTTTTCAGATGGCCATGCTTGAACCGGAGTTATGTGTACTTGATGAAACCGACTCAGGACTTGATATAGATGCGCTCAGAATTGTATCCGATGGTATCAATGCATTACGTGATGGCAAACGATCTTTCATTGTCATTACTCACTATCAGCGATTGCTTGACTACATAGTTCCTGATGTTGTACACGTTTTGTATAAGGGAAAAATTGTAAAGAGCGGTCCTAAAGAACTGGCGCTTGAGCTGGAAGAGAAAGGATATGATTGGATAAAAGAAGAAGTTGAAATTTAA
- the sufB gene encoding Fe-S cluster assembly protein SufB, with product MSEDLKIIDEVTSGEYKWGFVSNIESENAPKGLSEDIVRFISAKKKEPEWMLEFRLKAFRHWQKMQEPQWANVNYPKVDFQDIIYYSAPKPKKQLNSLDELDPEIKATFDKLGISLLEQKRLAGVAVDAVIDSVSVKTTFRNELSKLGIIFSSFSEAVQEHPELVKKYMGSVVPYTDNFYAALNSAVFSDGSFCYIPKGVRCPMELSTYFRINSAGTGQFERTLIIADEGAYVSYLEGCTAPKRDENQLHAAVVEIYAHTDAQVKYSTVQNWYPGDKEGRGGIFNFVTKRGLCAGERSKISWTQVETGSAVTWKYPSVILKGDYSTGEFYSVALTNNFQQADTGTKMIHIGKHTRSTIISKGISGGRSNNSYRGLVRIGKQAEKARNFSQCDSLLLGDKCGAHTFPYLECANPTAKVEHEATTSKVGEDQIFYCNQRGISTEDAIGLIVNGYCKEVFNQLPMEFAVEAQKLLAVSLEGSVG from the coding sequence GTGAGCGAAGATTTAAAAATAATAGATGAGGTAACGAGTGGCGAGTATAAGTGGGGATTTGTAAGTAACATTGAATCGGAGAATGCTCCCAAAGGTTTATCAGAAGACATTGTACGATTTATTTCGGCCAAGAAAAAAGAACCCGAGTGGATGCTTGAATTCCGTTTAAAAGCATTCCGTCACTGGCAAAAAATGCAGGAGCCACAGTGGGCTAATGTAAACTATCCAAAAGTTGATTTTCAGGATATCATTTACTACTCTGCACCTAAGCCCAAGAAACAACTCAACAGTTTAGACGAACTTGATCCGGAAATCAAAGCTACATTTGATAAACTTGGAATTTCATTGCTTGAGCAAAAACGCCTTGCGGGTGTAGCTGTTGATGCAGTGATAGATAGTGTTAGTGTCAAAACTACGTTTAGGAACGAGTTAAGTAAGTTGGGAATAATATTTTCATCGTTCAGCGAAGCTGTTCAGGAACATCCTGAACTGGTAAAAAAATATATGGGCAGCGTGGTTCCCTATACCGACAATTTTTATGCTGCTTTAAACAGTGCCGTTTTTAGTGACGGTTCATTTTGTTATATTCCTAAAGGTGTACGTTGCCCAATGGAGTTGAGTACATATTTCCGAATTAACTCAGCAGGCACAGGTCAATTTGAAAGAACACTTATTATAGCTGATGAAGGTGCTTATGTTAGCTATCTCGAAGGATGTACAGCTCCAAAGCGTGACGAGAATCAATTGCATGCAGCGGTAGTAGAAATTTATGCACATACCGATGCACAGGTAAAATACAGTACGGTACAGAACTGGTATCCGGGTGACAAGGAAGGTCGCGGAGGTATTTTTAATTTTGTTACCAAGCGGGGACTGTGTGCAGGAGAACGTTCTAAAATAAGCTGGACACAGGTTGAAACAGGCAGTGCTGTTACATGGAAATATCCAAGTGTAATATTAAAAGGTGATTATTCAACAGGCGAATTTTATTCTGTTGCATTAACCAACAATTTTCAGCAAGCCGATACCGGAACAAAAATGATTCACATTGGGAAACATACACGCAGCACTATCATCAGTAAAGGAATTAGCGGAGGTCGCAGCAACAATAGTTATCGTGGCTTAGTCCGCATTGGTAAACAGGCAGAGAAAGCACGAAATTTTTCGCAATGCGATTCATTACTGCTTGGCGATAAATGCGGTGCACATACCTTTCCTTATCTGGAGTGTGCAAATCCAACAGCCAAAGTTGAGCACGAGGCCACAACATCAAAAGTTGGAGAAGATCAGATATTTTATTGCAATCAGCGAGGCATCTCTACTGAAGATGCAATCGGACTTATAGTAAATGGATATTGCAAAGAAGTGTTTAATCAGTTGCCAATGGAGTTTGCTGTTGAAGCACAAAAACTATTGGCGGTTTCATTGGAAGGATCAGTCGGATAA
- a CDS encoding iron-sulfur cluster assembly accessory protein yields MITVTEKAKSKALSLMQAENKPANAFIRVGVEGGGCSGLTYMLVFDTELKPEDKVFEDKGIKIVCDRKSFLYLVGTELDYTDGLNGKGFQFNNPNASRTCGCGESFAV; encoded by the coding sequence ATGATAACAGTAACTGAAAAAGCCAAATCAAAAGCCTTAAGTTTAATGCAAGCAGAGAACAAGCCTGCCAATGCATTTATTCGCGTTGGTGTAGAAGGAGGCGGATGTTCGGGCTTAACCTATATGTTGGTTTTTGATACAGAGCTAAAACCGGAAGATAAAGTGTTTGAAGATAAGGGAATAAAAATAGTATGCGACAGAAAATCGTTTTTGTATTTAGTAGGTACAGAACTTGATTATACAGATGGTTTAAATGGCAAAGGGTTTCAGTTTAATAACCCTAATGCCTCAAGAACTTGTGGTTGCGGAGAAAGCTTTGCAGTATAA